One window of the Runella slithyformis DSM 19594 genome contains the following:
- a CDS encoding RNA polymerase sigma factor, translating to MNVKQLDDTHLVEFLQEGRISAFEEIYRRYWYKLFGIAYHQTGIREEAEELVQEVFLTVWNRRSEVVIRHLDLYLTIAIKNQVYDYIKSQISYRKYQEYLIFQEIHQHYATDEIVNFIELSEAVEKVLSLLPEKSAEVFKRSRFENQSVREIALDLNLSEKAVEYHITKSLKFLKENLKSYQSDN from the coding sequence ATGAATGTAAAGCAACTCGACGATACGCATTTGGTAGAATTTCTTCAGGAAGGCAGGATCTCGGCCTTTGAGGAAATCTACCGTCGGTATTGGTATAAGCTTTTCGGGATTGCCTACCACCAAACGGGCATCAGGGAAGAAGCCGAGGAACTGGTGCAGGAGGTGTTTCTTACCGTCTGGAATCGGCGCTCAGAGGTTGTTATCAGGCACTTAGACCTCTATCTGACCATTGCCATCAAGAATCAGGTCTATGATTACATCAAGTCGCAGATCAGCTACCGGAAGTACCAGGAATACCTCATTTTTCAGGAAATCCATCAGCATTACGCCACCGACGAAATTGTCAATTTTATTGAACTGTCGGAGGCAGTTGAGAAAGTATTGAGTCTTTTACCCGAAAAAAGCGCCGAGGTATTCAAACGCAGCCGCTTCGAGAATCAATCCGTTCGGGAAATCGCCCTTGATCTCAATCTCAGCGAAAAAGCCGTGGAATACCACATCACCAAATCGTTGAAATTCCTGAAAGAGAATCTAAAATCCTACCAATCCGACAACTAA
- a CDS encoding FecR family protein — protein sequence MTQQEFNDLSKRYLEGKTTEKEDNQLMDWFNTQPKQLPLPPFQSQKKEIEKRIWQNIQARIRPASNGLTIKMAWLVGIAACFVCGFSWLSTHKLPQDNNTTVLKNPEQVGIEMKNTTMIEQKVRLEDGTEIMLKQNSSIIYDKNYNKTKREVHLIGEAFFIVKRNVTKPFVVHTGDLTTEVLGTSFRIKHHQKANTIEVAVTTGKVSVYAEKSTRKSERNGVILTPNQRVVFDVVSKNMVPGIVEIPIPIAINEESPPQLIFKEASLEHVLEELSKLYGIEFMIANPNAKDCHITADLNGLSLFTQLELICKSIDATYEKRGTVVFIYGEGC from the coding sequence ATGACTCAGCAGGAATTCAATGATTTGTCGAAACGCTATCTGGAAGGCAAAACGACCGAAAAGGAAGACAATCAGTTGATGGATTGGTTCAATACCCAGCCCAAGCAGCTTCCTCTCCCCCCTTTTCAATCACAAAAAAAAGAAATCGAAAAACGAATATGGCAAAATATACAAGCCCGGATTCGACCAGCATCCAACGGCTTAACCATTAAAATGGCATGGTTGGTTGGAATCGCAGCCTGTTTTGTATGCGGATTTAGTTGGTTATCTACCCATAAACTTCCCCAAGACAACAATACAACCGTACTTAAGAACCCCGAACAGGTAGGCATCGAAATGAAGAACACGACCATGATAGAACAGAAAGTCCGATTGGAAGATGGTACCGAGATTATGCTGAAACAAAACAGCAGTATTATTTATGACAAAAATTATAACAAAACCAAACGGGAAGTACACCTGATCGGCGAAGCTTTTTTTATCGTAAAACGAAACGTAACCAAACCCTTTGTGGTGCATACGGGCGACCTGACAACAGAAGTACTGGGTACAAGTTTTCGTATCAAACATCACCAAAAAGCCAACACCATTGAAGTAGCCGTAACGACAGGAAAAGTCTCCGTTTATGCCGAAAAATCAACCCGAAAATCCGAACGAAACGGGGTTATACTTACCCCAAATCAGCGGGTTGTGTTTGATGTTGTTTCCAAAAACATGGTTCCCGGCATCGTTGAAATCCCTATCCCCATCGCGATCAATGAAGAAAGCCCTCCGCAACTGATCTTCAAAGAAGCCTCTCTAGAACATGTCCTGGAAGAACTTTCAAAGCTATACGGAATTGAATTTATGATTGCCAATCCCAACGCCAAAGATTGCCACATCACCGCCGACCTCAACGGTCTTTCTCTATTTACCCAACTGGAGCTCATCTGTAAATCCATCGACGCTACCTACGAAAAACGCGGCACGGTGGTATTTATTTACGGCG